One genomic region from Ralstonia pickettii DTP0602 encodes:
- a CDS encoding LysR family transcriptional regulator: protein MKLRDVDLKLLRIFETIVGCGGFAAAQSLLGIGASSISEHMTQLETRLGVRLCERGRSGFRLTEEGLQMHAAAQRLLAAVDTFQMEAGTIRKELHGVLRLGLIEATLTDRGAPQLAAIRSFGQAAPKVQLHIEIDSPNRLEQRVLDGSLHLAVGPFPDPVAGLDYRVLYREEQGLYCASPHPLFSHIGQKGLAEQVAGANLATRGYLGRQELDLLGMQEAAAMVDNVEGRAMLILSGNYIGFLPPHYADAWVAPGLLRRLAPERYTTHLDFKIITRRGARETRTVLALIDHLAEAAKKER, encoded by the coding sequence GTGAAACTCCGCGATGTGGACCTCAAGCTACTGAGAATCTTCGAAACGATCGTGGGATGCGGTGGCTTTGCCGCGGCGCAATCGCTGCTGGGCATTGGCGCGTCCAGCATCAGCGAGCATATGACGCAACTCGAGACACGACTGGGCGTGCGCTTGTGCGAGCGCGGGCGCAGCGGGTTTCGCCTGACCGAGGAGGGCCTGCAAATGCACGCTGCGGCCCAGCGACTGCTCGCGGCAGTGGATACCTTCCAGATGGAAGCGGGGACCATCCGCAAAGAACTCCACGGAGTGCTTCGCCTTGGGCTGATAGAGGCCACGCTTACCGACCGTGGGGCTCCTCAACTGGCCGCGATCCGCAGCTTCGGCCAGGCCGCGCCGAAGGTGCAGTTACATATCGAGATCGACTCGCCCAACCGCCTCGAACAGCGAGTGCTGGATGGCAGCCTCCATTTGGCGGTTGGGCCGTTTCCAGACCCGGTAGCGGGTCTGGACTACCGCGTGCTCTATCGGGAGGAGCAAGGACTTTACTGCGCATCGCCGCATCCGCTTTTCTCCCATATTGGTCAGAAGGGGCTGGCGGAGCAGGTTGCCGGCGCCAACCTAGCTACGCGCGGCTACCTCGGGCGGCAGGAGCTTGACCTGCTCGGGATGCAGGAGGCTGCAGCGATGGTGGATAACGTTGAAGGGCGCGCTATGCTGATCCTGTCCGGGAACTACATTGGCTTTCTGCCGCCGCACTATGCGGATGCGTGGGTGGCACCCGGCCTGTTGCGCCGCCTTGCGCCAGAGCGCTACACCACGCATCTCGATTTCAAGATCATCACGCGGCGGGGCGCGCGCGAAACGCGGACCGTGCTGGCGCTGATCGATCACCTTGCAGAGGCCGCGAAGAAGGAGAGGTAA
- a CDS encoding SpeB arginase/agmatinase/formimionoglutamate hydrolase SpeB (K01480: E3.5.3.11, speB; agmatinase [EC:3.5.3.11]) produces MSENQYEKGRLDLPFVGICTFGKSPLCLDWDAIDADVAVIGAPFDCGTQWRAGARFGPRSIREASTLFSFGHSGAYDFEDDVVYMPASEVRMVDIGDADMVHTNTEKSHANIEYGVRKILKAGALPVVLGGDHSINIPCIAAFEGQEPFHVVHIDAHLDFVDERHGVRHGHGNPLRRAAEKSVVSGMTQIGIRNVSSTAREGYAQAREMGSDIISVRQLRKLGIQGVLDRIPKGVRYYLTIDIDGFDVSIAPGTGTPSHGGLTYYEGLELFAGLAEQGEVVGMDLVEVAPDYDHTGSTAILAAQLLLNTIGRVMHQRKLKRAAAR; encoded by the coding sequence ATGTCTGAAAATCAATATGAGAAGGGCCGGCTCGACCTCCCATTCGTCGGTATCTGCACGTTCGGCAAATCGCCGCTCTGCCTTGACTGGGACGCCATCGACGCCGACGTGGCCGTCATCGGTGCGCCGTTCGACTGTGGCACCCAATGGCGGGCCGGCGCGCGCTTTGGCCCGCGCTCGATCCGCGAGGCGTCCACGCTGTTCTCGTTCGGCCATAGTGGTGCCTATGACTTCGAGGACGACGTTGTGTACATGCCGGCCAGTGAGGTCAGGATGGTCGACATTGGCGACGCCGATATGGTGCATACCAATACCGAGAAAAGCCATGCCAACATTGAATACGGGGTGCGCAAGATCCTGAAGGCCGGCGCGCTGCCCGTGGTGCTAGGCGGGGACCATTCGATCAATATCCCCTGCATCGCGGCCTTCGAAGGTCAGGAGCCGTTCCACGTGGTCCATATCGACGCCCATCTGGACTTTGTCGACGAGCGGCATGGCGTGCGTCATGGTCACGGCAACCCCTTGCGCCGCGCTGCGGAGAAGAGCGTGGTCAGCGGCATGACCCAGATCGGTATCCGCAATGTGTCCTCTACCGCACGCGAGGGATATGCCCAGGCACGCGAGATGGGGTCGGACATCATCTCGGTGCGCCAGCTTCGCAAGCTCGGCATCCAGGGTGTGCTGGACCGCATCCCGAAGGGCGTACGCTATTACCTGACCATCGACATCGACGGGTTCGACGTCTCCATCGCGCCTGGCACGGGTACCCCGAGCCATGGCGGGCTGACTTACTACGAGGGTCTGGAATTGTTCGCTGGCCTGGCCGAGCAAGGCGAAGTGGTGGGGATGGACCTGGTAGAAGTCGCTCCCGACTATGACCATACGGGATCCACCGCCATCCTCGCCGCGCAGCTTTTGCTCAACACGATCGGCCGGGTGATGCACCAGCGCAAGCTCAAGCGCGCCGCTGCACGCTGA
- a CDS encoding branched-chain amino acid ABC transporter substrate-binding protein yields the protein MFRQSRFYVGLAAAVLACPLPSFVMAAEQQVVKVGLTGPLSGPQAAIGKDNENGLRMAIDQLNAQGLVVNGKAVRFSLVSEDDAADPRTGMSVAQRLVDGNVKVVFGPFNSGVAIPISRLLDQAGVVMATVASNPAVTQAGHTYVFRISANDSQLGKRMGEFASVKLRAKRFAVIDDRTAYGQGVADEFVKAARAQGIEIVAREYTSDKAVDFVPILTRIRGMKVDGIFYGGYYSQAGPLRSQMKRLAMADAYLLGGDAMCNIELARLGGDAVDEHVYCPQGGPVLENTGPGRQFKSDYRKRYNTDPLTYSASIYDGLRLVAQAMKAANSVEPAQYRAALAGIDMQGVAGRYRFDPNRDLRDSPITIYTYRNSALVPLPQDR from the coding sequence ATGTTTCGTCAATCTCGTTTCTACGTGGGCCTGGCCGCCGCCGTGCTGGCGTGCCCGTTGCCGTCCTTCGTCATGGCTGCGGAGCAGCAAGTCGTCAAGGTCGGCCTGACCGGCCCACTGTCCGGCCCGCAAGCCGCCATCGGCAAGGACAATGAAAACGGCCTGCGCATGGCCATCGATCAACTGAATGCGCAAGGCCTTGTCGTCAACGGCAAAGCCGTGCGCTTTAGCCTGGTCTCCGAGGACGACGCTGCGGATCCGCGCACCGGCATGTCGGTTGCCCAGCGCCTGGTGGACGGGAACGTGAAGGTGGTGTTCGGGCCGTTTAACTCGGGCGTCGCCATCCCGATCTCCCGCCTGCTGGACCAGGCCGGGGTAGTGATGGCAACGGTTGCTTCGAACCCGGCAGTCACCCAGGCCGGGCACACTTATGTCTTCCGAATTTCGGCCAATGACAGCCAGCTTGGCAAGCGCATGGGCGAGTTTGCTTCGGTCAAACTGCGCGCCAAGCGTTTCGCGGTCATCGACGACCGGACCGCTTACGGCCAGGGTGTGGCGGACGAGTTCGTCAAGGCAGCCAGGGCGCAAGGCATCGAGATCGTCGCCCGCGAATACACCTCGGACAAGGCCGTAGACTTCGTCCCGATTCTGACCCGAATACGCGGCATGAAGGTGGACGGCATCTTCTATGGTGGCTACTACTCGCAGGCCGGACCCCTGCGCAGCCAGATGAAGCGGCTCGCCATGGCCGACGCCTATCTGCTCGGTGGCGATGCGATGTGCAATATCGAACTGGCCAGGCTGGGGGGCGATGCCGTGGACGAGCACGTGTACTGCCCGCAGGGCGGTCCCGTGCTCGAGAACACCGGCCCGGGGCGCCAGTTCAAGAGCGACTACAGGAAGCGCTACAACACGGATCCGCTCACTTACAGCGCGTCTATCTATGACGGCCTCAGGTTGGTAGCCCAGGCGATGAAAGCAGCCAACTCGGTCGAGCCGGCGCAGTACCGCGCAGCGCTGGCGGGTATCGATATGCAGGGCGTGGCCGGCCGATACCGCTTCGACCCCAACCGCGACCTGCGGGATTCGCCGATCACCATCTACACCTACCGCAACAGCGCCCTGGTGCCATTGCCGCAGGACAGGTAG
- a CDS encoding membrane protein (K03762: proP; MFS transporter, MHS family, proline/betaine transporter), translating into MSNTKSLRGTELLPSGNRPGHPASQARSSAVEADTRQVLRRATAAGFIGTFIEWFDYAAYGFLATVIAVVFFPKSDPTTSLMATYAVFALSFVVRPIGGVIWGHFGDKFGRRNTLSLSIMIMSCSTFLIAFLPTYGQVGLWAPVLLLVIRLVQGFSASGEYAGASAFLAEYAPNRKRGLYTSVIPAAEAAGLLFASLFVAGLHTVLTSGQLLEWGWRVPFLLAAPFGLVGRYIRLQLEDTPKFVAMEQANHAPQAPLRELLTSHRRTMLIGFGVTCLNAVGFYLLLSYMPVYLSKELGMSDSVSFLVSTVSLASYVVMIFVMGFLSDRFGRKTMLVSACILFALFTVPLFHSLSSASIVGILLIQVALGAFLTINDGTLPCFLSESFPTRVRYSGFALCFNSANALFGGTAPLVATWLISATGNKLAPAWYLVGAAVVSLIAILASRTPSGGALPD; encoded by the coding sequence ATGAGCAACACGAAATCCTTGCGCGGCACGGAACTGCTGCCAAGCGGCAATCGCCCGGGACACCCAGCGAGCCAGGCCCGCAGCAGCGCCGTGGAAGCCGACACCAGGCAGGTACTGCGCCGCGCTACCGCAGCGGGCTTTATCGGCACCTTCATCGAGTGGTTCGACTACGCCGCCTACGGCTTTCTTGCGACCGTCATTGCGGTAGTGTTCTTTCCCAAGAGCGACCCGACCACCAGCCTGATGGCGACCTATGCCGTATTCGCGCTGTCCTTCGTCGTGCGTCCGATCGGAGGGGTGATCTGGGGGCATTTCGGCGACAAGTTCGGCCGGCGCAATACGTTGTCGCTGTCGATCATGATCATGTCCTGCTCGACCTTCCTGATCGCTTTCCTGCCGACTTATGGGCAGGTGGGCCTGTGGGCGCCGGTACTGCTGCTTGTCATTCGGCTGGTCCAGGGCTTCTCGGCTTCAGGCGAATACGCCGGCGCCTCGGCGTTTCTTGCCGAATATGCACCGAACCGCAAGCGCGGGCTCTACACCAGTGTCATTCCCGCCGCGGAAGCCGCCGGCCTGCTGTTCGCATCGCTGTTCGTCGCCGGGCTGCATACGGTGCTGACCTCCGGACAGTTGCTCGAATGGGGCTGGCGCGTGCCGTTCCTGTTGGCCGCCCCTTTTGGGCTGGTTGGCCGTTACATCCGGCTTCAACTTGAAGATACGCCGAAGTTCGTCGCGATGGAGCAAGCCAATCATGCACCGCAGGCGCCGCTGCGCGAGTTGCTCACCTCGCATCGCCGCACCATGCTGATCGGCTTCGGCGTGACCTGCCTGAACGCCGTCGGCTTTTACTTGCTGCTCAGCTATATGCCTGTGTACCTGTCAAAGGAACTCGGCATGAGTGACTCGGTTTCCTTCCTGGTGTCTACCGTATCGCTGGCTAGCTATGTGGTGATGATTTTCGTGATGGGCTTTCTTTCCGACCGGTTCGGGCGGAAGACGATGCTGGTTTCCGCCTGCATCCTGTTTGCGCTCTTCACGGTGCCGCTGTTCCATTCGCTGTCGAGCGCCAGCATCGTCGGCATCTTGCTGATTCAGGTGGCACTGGGTGCCTTCCTCACCATCAACGACGGCACGCTGCCGTGCTTCCTGTCGGAGAGTTTTCCGACCCGTGTGCGATATAGCGGCTTTGCACTGTGTTTTAACAGCGCGAACGCCTTGTTCGGCGGCACCGCCCCCCTGGTTGCGACCTGGCTGATCAGCGCCACGGGCAATAAGCTCGCGCCAGCCTGGTACCTGGTCGGGGCCGCGGTGGTGTCGCTGATTGCCATCCTGGCCAGCCGTACGCCCTCGGGCGGTGCGTTGCCGGACTGA
- a CDS encoding D-amino acid dehydrogenase (catalyzes the oxidative deamination of D-amino acids~K00285: dadA; D-amino-acid dehydrogenase [EC:1.4.99.1]) encodes MSQIVIIGAGITGVTTAYTLSKLGYEVTVVDRHLYPAMETSLANGGQLSACNAEVWNSAGTILKGLKWMLKRNAPLLVNPKPSWHKYSWMGEFVSNIAHYRENTIETTKLAIAARQHLFAMAEQENIQFDLERRGILHFYHDKAAFEAAGRTNALLVAGGLERFTVSPQEIKEIEPTLQGEYFGGYFTPSDSTGDIHKFTRGLALACERRGVRFLQGMDVRTIDLSASVVRIGLQALDSATSPSANASAAYEIAGDALVVCAGVGSRHIAGMLGDRINVYPVKGYSITVHLDDADSVANAPWVSLLDESAKIVTSRLGNDRFRVAGTAEFNGQNRDIRADRIEPLVSWTRRNFRINTSRVVPWAGLRPMMPDMMPRVSKGRAPRVFYNTGHGHLGWTLSAATAATIGTTIAESYPVG; translated from the coding sequence ATGTCTCAAATTGTGATTATAGGCGCCGGCATTACCGGCGTCACCACTGCCTACACGCTGTCGAAACTCGGATACGAGGTGACAGTCGTCGACCGCCATCTTTATCCTGCCATGGAGACATCGCTCGCCAATGGCGGCCAGCTCTCCGCGTGCAACGCGGAAGTCTGGAACAGCGCGGGAACGATACTCAAAGGGCTGAAGTGGATGCTGAAGCGCAACGCGCCGCTGCTGGTGAACCCGAAGCCGTCGTGGCACAAATACTCATGGATGGGCGAGTTTGTGTCGAACATCGCCCATTATCGGGAGAACACCATCGAAACGACGAAGTTGGCCATTGCCGCCCGCCAGCATCTCTTTGCCATGGCCGAGCAGGAGAATATCCAGTTCGATCTGGAGCGGCGCGGCATCCTGCACTTCTATCATGACAAGGCCGCTTTCGAGGCTGCGGGCAGGACGAACGCGCTACTCGTGGCAGGGGGACTGGAACGCTTTACAGTGTCACCGCAGGAGATCAAGGAAATCGAACCAACGTTGCAGGGCGAATACTTCGGCGGATACTTCACGCCATCCGATTCGACCGGGGATATCCATAAGTTCACGCGCGGCTTGGCGCTCGCTTGCGAGCGGCGCGGCGTGCGCTTCCTGCAGGGCATGGACGTGCGAACCATCGACCTATCCGCCAGCGTCGTGCGTATCGGCCTGCAGGCGTTGGACAGCGCGACGTCGCCATCGGCAAACGCTAGCGCGGCGTACGAGATCGCCGGCGACGCACTGGTGGTTTGTGCGGGCGTGGGCAGCCGACATATAGCCGGCATGCTCGGCGACAGGATCAACGTCTATCCGGTCAAGGGGTACTCCATTACGGTGCACCTGGACGATGCAGACAGCGTGGCGAACGCGCCGTGGGTCAGCCTGCTCGACGAAAGCGCAAAGATCGTGACGAGCCGACTCGGCAACGACAGGTTCCGCGTGGCAGGTACCGCCGAATTCAATGGACAAAACCGTGACATCCGAGCCGATCGCATCGAGCCTCTCGTGTCATGGACGCGTCGCAACTTCCGAATCAATACCTCCCGCGTAGTCCCCTGGGCGGGGCTTCGCCCGATGATGCCGGACATGATGCCGCGCGTATCAAAAGGCAGGGCGCCAAGGGTGTTCTACAACACCGGCCATGGCCATCTTGGATGGACGTTGTCTGCTGCAACAGCGGCAACGATCGGCACGACTATCGCCGAGAGCTATCCCGTTGGGTAG
- a CDS encoding hypothetical protein (K09422: MYBP; myb proto-oncogene protein, plant) produces MVPYHDHAPPLTAASSGLNALNMEILCFPKQIRFGQIFRHTRFNRDVLEICQMAFESFNKSFT; encoded by the coding sequence ATGGTTCCGTACCACGATCATGCGCCGCCGCTTACCGCGGCCTCCTCCGGGCTCAATGCGCTGAACATGGAAATTCTGTGCTTCCCAAAACAGATTCGATTCGGACAAATCTTCCGCCACACGCGCTTCAATCGAGACGTACTGGAGATCTGTCAGATGGCGTTTGAGTCTTTCAACAAGTCTTTCACCTAA
- a CDS encoding membrane protein, with translation MKLARMAAGLLAVTPLLALAQSVTLYGVVDTGVEYVSNVGANGDGLVRMPNNTATVPSRWGLRGAEDLGGGLKSIFWLESGFSPDSGTSNQGGRLFGRQAMVGVSNQYGQVSFGRQYTMLFWATLDSDILGPNVYGSGSLDNYLPNTRADNSVAYKGTFGGLTVGGTYSFGRDSVNVGPSPAGTNCAGESPADKKACREWSALVQYATNWWGVHTAYDSLRGGPGAFGGLTNSNLTDDRLSVGGYMILERTKLGAGWIRRDNEGSPTRISDLYYAGVSHEITPAINLAGQMYYLKYRGSDNKSLLFAIRGMYSFSKRTSVYATAGYIDNGGQLAMSVSGGSVGSNPKPSANQFGIMTGIKHTF, from the coding sequence ATGAAACTTGCACGAATGGCTGCGGGCCTGCTCGCGGTCACCCCCCTGCTGGCCTTGGCCCAGTCAGTCACGCTCTACGGCGTGGTGGATACCGGCGTCGAGTACGTGAGCAATGTCGGCGCCAATGGCGATGGCCTCGTGCGCATGCCCAACAACACCGCGACCGTCCCCTCGCGCTGGGGCCTGCGCGGAGCAGAAGACCTGGGCGGCGGCCTGAAGAGTATCTTCTGGCTGGAGTCGGGCTTTTCGCCGGACTCTGGTACTTCGAACCAGGGCGGCCGCCTGTTTGGGCGGCAGGCGATGGTCGGCGTGAGCAATCAGTATGGCCAGGTTTCGTTCGGACGCCAGTACACCATGCTGTTCTGGGCCACGCTGGACAGCGACATCCTGGGCCCGAACGTGTATGGCTCGGGCTCGCTCGACAACTACCTGCCCAACACGCGGGCTGACAACTCCGTGGCATACAAGGGCACCTTCGGTGGTCTGACTGTCGGCGGCACGTACAGCTTCGGCCGCGACTCGGTCAATGTGGGCCCGAGCCCGGCCGGCACCAACTGCGCTGGCGAAAGCCCCGCCGACAAGAAGGCCTGCCGCGAGTGGTCGGCACTGGTGCAGTACGCCACCAACTGGTGGGGCGTGCACACGGCATACGACTCGCTGCGCGGCGGGCCCGGCGCGTTCGGGGGCCTGACCAACAGCAACCTGACCGATGACCGCCTCTCGGTGGGCGGCTACATGATCCTCGAACGCACCAAGCTGGGCGCCGGTTGGATCCGCCGCGACAACGAGGGCAGCCCGACCCGCATCAGTGACTTGTACTATGCAGGCGTGTCCCATGAAATCACCCCGGCGATCAACCTGGCCGGCCAAATGTACTACCTGAAGTATCGCGGCAGCGACAACAAGTCTCTGCTGTTCGCGATACGCGGCATGTACAGCTTCAGCAAGCGCACTTCGGTATACGCCACTGCAGGCTACATCGACAACGGCGGCCAGCTCGCCATGTCAGTCAGCGGCGGTTCCGTCGGTTCCAATCCGAAACCGAGCGCCAACCAGTTCGGTATCATGACCGGCATCAAGCACACTTTCTAG
- a CDS encoding hypothetical protein (K08680: menH; 2-succinyl-6-hydroxy-2,4-cyclohexadiene-1-carboxylate synthase [EC:4.2.99.20]): MNTLDSPFAPSPPPLYAQDWKALRPRPDAVFQVGSLEIEYRAGHGAALIFIPGMAAGAWAWDEIAPRFAPAHRVYAVTMPGFDGRAAPAGPLIERVSNDLKSLVQEENLLRPILVGHSSGAFTAFHVAMAHPDSFGGIVAVDGFPVFATAAEAPRQQRAGMADKVATLLGRNEDAVAFGSAMRNFILARTTQPAKGGQLAELAASSCPAATESYVLETLPQGLRPGLAGLRMPVLVLAAVHSYKQDLPEQEMLAFYERMMAGATRCEVRLIADSCHFAMLDQPDLVRDAIADFLRQVERQAIAPRSL, encoded by the coding sequence ATGAACACCCTTGACTCTCCATTCGCCCCCTCTCCGCCTCCGCTCTATGCGCAGGATTGGAAAGCCCTGCGTCCCAGGCCGGACGCCGTCTTCCAGGTCGGTAGCCTCGAAATCGAGTATCGCGCCGGGCACGGCGCAGCGCTGATCTTCATTCCTGGTATGGCCGCCGGCGCCTGGGCCTGGGACGAGATCGCCCCGCGCTTCGCTCCGGCGCACCGCGTGTATGCGGTGACCATGCCCGGCTTCGACGGAAGGGCTGCACCGGCCGGTCCGTTGATCGAGCGCGTGAGCAACGACTTGAAGTCCCTGGTTCAAGAGGAAAATCTTTTGCGGCCGATCCTGGTCGGCCACAGTTCGGGCGCTTTCACTGCGTTCCACGTCGCGATGGCTCACCCGGACAGCTTTGGCGGCATTGTCGCGGTCGATGGCTTTCCGGTCTTCGCCACCGCGGCGGAGGCACCGCGGCAACAGCGAGCGGGGATGGCCGACAAAGTTGCCACGCTACTGGGCCGCAACGAAGATGCGGTGGCCTTTGGATCGGCCATGCGCAATTTCATCCTCGCGCGCACAACTCAGCCTGCGAAAGGCGGACAACTCGCCGAGCTTGCCGCGTCGAGCTGTCCAGCGGCGACCGAGTCATACGTCCTCGAAACGCTTCCGCAAGGTCTGCGCCCCGGACTGGCGGGTCTGCGCATGCCCGTGCTCGTGCTGGCTGCGGTGCACTCCTACAAGCAAGACTTGCCCGAGCAGGAAATGCTGGCGTTCTACGAAAGAATGATGGCCGGCGCGACGCGTTGCGAAGTCCGATTGATCGCGGACTCGTGTCACTTTGCAATGCTCGATCAGCCCGACCTCGTTCGCGACGCAATCGCAGATTTCCTGCGTCAAGTTGAACGGCAGGCAATCGCTCCTCGCAGCCTTTAA